A genomic segment from Barrientosiimonas humi encodes:
- the gatC gene encoding Asp-tRNA(Asn)/Glu-tRNA(Gln) amidotransferase subunit GatC — translation MSTLSRDDVAHVAMLARIQLSDEELDHLAGQLDQIVGFVASVSEVAAADVPPMSHPLPLRNVTRPDEVRPSLSAEEALAAAPAQDLQRFEVPRILDED, via the coding sequence ATGTCCACGCTCTCCCGCGACGACGTCGCGCACGTCGCCATGCTCGCCCGGATCCAGCTCTCCGACGAGGAGCTGGACCACCTGGCGGGGCAGCTGGACCAGATCGTCGGCTTCGTCGCGAGCGTCAGCGAGGTCGCTGCCGCCGACGTGCCGCCGATGTCGCACCCGCTGCCGCTGCGCAACGTCACCCGGCCCGACGAGGTGCGCCCGAGCCTGTCCGCCGAGGAGGCGCTCGCCGCCGCCCCCGCGCAGGACCTGCAGCGCTTCGAGGTGCCGCGCATCCTCGACGAGGACTGA
- the ligA gene encoding NAD-dependent DNA ligase LigA, with protein sequence MSETSVPEADPDAAATQPPDDVRHTWADLAEQLRAHQFAYHVKDAPTISDGEYDALYRELDRLEQDYPSLRTPDSPTQQVGGATFSTDFAAVTHRERMLSLDNVFSPEELDGWLERVERETGGATVHYLCELKIDGLAINLLYDRGRLVRAATRGDGTTGEDVTQNVRTIEGIPHQLRGDDVPELVEVRGEVFMSMSDFEQLNAELVEAGKPPFANPRNTAAGSLRQKDPRVTARRALRMLVHGIGARTGFDITRQSQAYDLLREWGLPVSTHSKVVSKPAQVQKFVRDAGADRHAVEHELDGVVVKVDEVPLQRALGSTSRAPRWAIAYKYPPEEVNTTLLDIAVNVGRTGRVTPYAVMEPVVVAGSTVSQATLHNASEVERKGVLIGDTVVLRKAGDVIPEVLGPVADLRDGSERPFVMPTECPACGTPLAYEKEGDKDIRCPNSRSCPAQLRERLFGLAGRGAFDIEALGWEGSIALLESGVLTDESTLFDLTRDDLIRVPLYTRAARKSDDPDQVVDGRTLSAGGVALLDNLAHAKEQPLWRVLVGLSIRHVGPTVARLLATEFGSMDALRAADAERISATDGVGPVIGEAVEQWFAVDWHRELVDRWAAAGVRMADERDESVARTLEGLTVVVTGSLEGFSRDESKEAIIARGGKASGSVSKKTDYVVVGANAGSKADKAEQLKVPVLDEEQFVELLETGRVEGVTPEPEGDGEGAADDGEAAEQRGGDDAGEAS encoded by the coding sequence GTGAGCGAAACGTCCGTGCCCGAGGCCGACCCCGACGCCGCTGCCACCCAGCCGCCCGACGACGTCCGCCACACCTGGGCCGACCTGGCCGAGCAGCTGCGCGCCCACCAGTTCGCCTATCACGTCAAGGACGCGCCGACGATCAGCGACGGCGAGTACGACGCGCTCTACCGCGAGCTCGACCGGCTCGAGCAGGACTACCCCTCGCTGCGCACGCCCGACAGCCCGACGCAGCAGGTCGGCGGCGCGACGTTCAGCACCGACTTCGCCGCGGTCACCCACCGCGAGCGGATGCTCAGCCTCGACAACGTGTTCAGCCCCGAGGAGCTCGACGGCTGGCTCGAGCGCGTCGAGCGCGAGACCGGCGGCGCCACCGTGCACTACCTGTGCGAGCTCAAGATCGACGGACTGGCCATCAACCTGCTGTACGACCGCGGTCGCCTCGTGCGCGCCGCCACCCGCGGCGACGGCACCACCGGCGAGGACGTCACCCAGAACGTCCGCACCATCGAGGGCATCCCGCACCAGCTGCGCGGCGACGACGTGCCCGAGCTGGTCGAGGTGCGCGGCGAGGTGTTCATGTCGATGAGCGACTTCGAGCAGCTCAACGCCGAGCTGGTCGAGGCCGGCAAGCCGCCGTTCGCCAACCCGCGCAACACCGCCGCCGGCTCGCTGCGGCAGAAAGACCCCCGGGTCACCGCCCGCCGCGCGCTGCGCATGCTGGTGCACGGCATCGGCGCCCGCACCGGCTTCGACATCACCCGCCAGTCCCAGGCGTACGACCTGCTGCGCGAGTGGGGCCTGCCGGTCTCGACCCACTCCAAGGTCGTCAGCAAGCCGGCGCAGGTGCAGAAGTTCGTGCGCGACGCCGGCGCCGACCGGCACGCCGTCGAGCACGAGCTCGACGGGGTCGTGGTCAAGGTCGACGAGGTGCCGCTGCAGCGTGCGCTGGGGTCGACCTCGCGCGCGCCCCGGTGGGCGATCGCGTACAAGTACCCGCCCGAGGAGGTCAACACCACGCTGCTCGACATCGCGGTCAACGTCGGACGCACCGGGCGCGTGACGCCGTACGCCGTGATGGAGCCGGTGGTCGTCGCCGGGTCCACGGTCAGCCAGGCCACGCTGCACAACGCCTCCGAGGTCGAGCGCAAGGGCGTGCTCATCGGCGACACGGTGGTGCTGCGCAAGGCGGGCGACGTGATCCCCGAGGTGCTGGGGCCGGTGGCCGACCTGCGCGACGGGTCCGAGCGCCCGTTCGTCATGCCCACCGAGTGCCCCGCGTGCGGCACCCCGCTCGCCTACGAGAAGGAGGGCGACAAGGACATCCGCTGCCCCAACTCGCGCAGCTGCCCGGCGCAGCTGCGCGAGCGGCTGTTCGGGCTCGCCGGCCGCGGCGCGTTCGACATCGAGGCGCTCGGCTGGGAGGGGTCGATCGCGCTGCTGGAGTCGGGGGTGCTCACCGACGAGTCGACGCTGTTCGACCTCACCCGCGACGACCTGATCCGGGTCCCGCTCTACACCCGCGCCGCCCGCAAGTCCGACGACCCCGACCAGGTCGTCGACGGGCGCACCCTGTCCGCCGGCGGCGTCGCCCTGCTCGACAACCTGGCCCACGCCAAGGAGCAGCCGCTGTGGCGGGTGCTCGTCGGGCTGTCGATCCGTCACGTCGGGCCGACCGTGGCCCGGCTGCTGGCGACCGAGTTCGGGTCGATGGACGCGCTGCGCGCCGCCGACGCCGAACGCATCTCGGCCACCGACGGGGTCGGCCCGGTCATCGGCGAGGCCGTCGAGCAGTGGTTCGCCGTCGACTGGCACCGCGAGCTGGTCGACCGGTGGGCGGCGGCCGGGGTGCGGATGGCCGACGAGCGCGACGAGTCGGTGGCCCGCACGCTCGAGGGGCTCACCGTCGTCGTCACCGGCTCGCTCGAGGGGTTCTCCCGCGACGAGAGCAAGGAGGCGATCATCGCCCGCGGCGGCAAGGCGTCCGGCTCGGTGAGCAAGAAGACCGACTACGTCGTCGTCGGCGCCAACGCCGGCTCCAAGGCCGACAAGGCCGAGCAGCTGAAGGTCCCGGTGCTCGACGAGGAGCAGTTCGTCGAGCTGCTCGAGACCGGCCGGGTCGAGGGTGTGACGCCCGAGCCCGAGGGTGACGGCGAGGGCGCGGCCGACGACGGCGAGGCGGCGGAGCAACGCGGTGGCGACGACGCGGGGGAGGCGTCGTGA
- a CDS encoding DUF664 domain-containing protein, translating into MNGGPAVPLDDVRTHVDRALRGMAATLRDLGDDLANVRPDLPGANSPYAIVTHCLGVMEFWGGQVLADRVVERDREAEFVATGAVAPLLERMEQQRARFERDLAGFDGAAPPRGPIPDRDQADMPEFTATQGGVLLHVLEELVQHRGQLDVTADLVRPRT; encoded by the coding sequence GTGAACGGGGGACCGGCGGTGCCGCTCGACGACGTGCGCACCCACGTGGACCGGGCGCTGCGCGGCATGGCCGCGACCCTGCGTGACCTGGGCGACGACCTGGCCAACGTGCGGCCCGACCTGCCCGGCGCTAACAGCCCGTACGCCATCGTCACCCACTGCCTCGGCGTCATGGAGTTCTGGGGCGGGCAGGTGCTGGCCGACCGGGTCGTCGAGCGCGACCGCGAGGCGGAGTTCGTGGCCACCGGTGCGGTGGCGCCGCTGCTGGAGCGCATGGAACAGCAACGCGCCCGCTTCGAGCGCGACCTCGCCGGCTTCGACGGCGCTGCGCCCCCGCGCGGCCCGATCCCCGACCGCGACCAGGCCGACATGCCCGAGTTCACCGCCACCCAGGGCGGCGTGCTGCTGCACGTCCTCGAGGAGCTCGTCCAGCACCGCGGCCAGCTCGACGTGACCGCCGACCTGGTCCGCCCCCGCACCTGA
- a CDS encoding septum formation family protein, whose protein sequence is MKPRQTFGAVVVAVLLLFTAACGNDDGPTVSAPSATPTSSAPSASPTSDPGPVASASTAQPTTPSSSSTSARPTPPSQPYKVGQCLGPKPGYTQTSCSQPHTYEVFSVRNDSRDSGDLVKRAAWKTATCNQDGAGFFGSQSFLLSRLDAIPLPDAAISKPDAEIVCVAYEFRESLSGLVTNTGSLKNKLKGDGFYSYNVCTKGRPSTSDDVEVVSCKEPHSAEATGAKLNGKPGDTFPGSDKVQSQAVKFCLPLGQKFLGGKRSDIIASQNSGGSAPWSRGLMVTGCFVEVTNGTVKKSLRGIGNKPLDSYR, encoded by the coding sequence ATGAAGCCTCGTCAGACCTTCGGCGCCGTGGTGGTCGCCGTGCTCCTGCTGTTCACCGCGGCCTGCGGCAACGACGACGGCCCGACGGTGTCGGCGCCGTCGGCCACCCCGACCTCCTCGGCGCCGAGCGCGAGCCCGACCTCCGACCCCGGCCCGGTCGCCTCGGCGAGCACCGCCCAGCCGACGACGCCCAGCAGCAGCTCGACGTCGGCGCGCCCGACGCCCCCGAGCCAGCCGTACAAGGTCGGGCAGTGCCTCGGCCCGAAGCCGGGCTACACCCAGACGTCGTGCTCGCAGCCGCACACCTACGAGGTGTTCAGCGTGCGCAACGACTCGCGCGACTCCGGCGACCTCGTCAAGCGCGCCGCGTGGAAGACCGCGACCTGCAACCAGGACGGCGCCGGCTTCTTCGGCAGCCAGTCCTTCCTGCTGTCCCGCCTCGACGCGATCCCGCTCCCCGACGCGGCCATCAGCAAGCCGGACGCCGAGATCGTCTGTGTCGCTTATGAGTTCCGCGAGTCGCTGAGCGGTCTGGTCACCAACACCGGCTCGCTGAAGAACAAGCTCAAGGGCGACGGGTTCTACAGCTACAACGTCTGCACCAAGGGGCGCCCGAGCACCAGCGACGACGTCGAGGTCGTCTCGTGCAAGGAGCCGCACTCGGCAGAGGCGACGGGGGCCAAGCTCAACGGCAAGCCCGGCGACACCTTCCCCGGCAGCGACAAGGTCCAGTCCCAGGCCGTGAAGTTCTGCCTGCCGCTCGGCCAGAAGTTCCTCGGCGGGAAGCGCTCGGACATCATCGCCTCGCAGAACTCCGGCGGCAGCGCTCCCTGGTCGCGCGGGCTGATGGTGACCGGCTGCTTCGTCGAGGTGACCAACGGCACGGTCAAGAAGTCGTTGCGCGGCATCGGCAACAAGCCGCTCGACTCCTACCGCTGA
- the mnmA gene encoding tRNA 2-thiouridine(34) synthase MnmA: MRIVAAMSGGVDSAVAAARMLDAGHDVVGVHLALSQSAATLRESARGCCTIEDAGDARRVADRLGIPFYVWDMAERFRADVVDDFVSEYQAGRTPNPCLRCNERIKFAGLLDKALALGFDGVATGHYAQIVETPQGRELHRAVDPAKDQSYVLGVLTADQLAAAHFPLGDTTKPQIRAEAAERGFAVAKKPDSHDICFIADGDTRGWLTERLGEQPGPIVDTDGEVVGEHAGAYGYTVGQRRGLGLKVPRADHAKRYVVGVEPQRRTVVVGTADLLGVDLIEADRLRWCGAAPEGEQAYGVQLRAHGEELPGRARVDEQGRLVVRLAERTRGVAPGQSVVLYAGTRVVGSGTITGARRADRDASES, encoded by the coding sequence GTGAGGATCGTCGCCGCGATGAGCGGCGGGGTCGACTCGGCCGTCGCCGCCGCCCGCATGCTCGACGCCGGCCACGACGTCGTCGGGGTGCACCTGGCGCTGTCGCAGTCGGCCGCCACGCTGCGCGAGTCGGCCCGCGGCTGCTGCACGATCGAGGACGCCGGCGACGCGCGCCGGGTGGCCGACCGGCTCGGCATCCCGTTCTACGTCTGGGACATGGCCGAGCGGTTCCGCGCCGACGTGGTCGACGACTTCGTGTCGGAGTACCAGGCGGGTCGCACCCCCAACCCGTGCCTGCGCTGCAACGAGCGCATCAAGTTCGCCGGGCTGCTCGACAAGGCGCTCGCGCTCGGCTTCGACGGGGTGGCGACGGGTCACTACGCGCAGATCGTCGAGACGCCGCAGGGGCGCGAGCTGCACCGCGCCGTCGACCCCGCCAAGGACCAGTCCTACGTCCTCGGCGTGCTCACCGCCGACCAGCTCGCCGCCGCGCACTTCCCGCTCGGCGACACCACCAAGCCGCAGATCCGGGCCGAGGCGGCCGAGCGCGGCTTCGCCGTGGCCAAGAAGCCCGACAGCCACGACATCTGCTTCATCGCCGACGGCGACACCCGCGGCTGGCTGACCGAGCGGCTCGGCGAGCAGCCCGGGCCGATCGTCGACACCGACGGCGAGGTCGTGGGCGAGCACGCGGGGGCCTACGGCTACACCGTCGGTCAGCGGCGCGGCCTCGGCCTGAAGGTGCCGCGGGCCGACCACGCCAAGCGCTACGTCGTCGGCGTCGAGCCGCAGCGCCGCACCGTCGTCGTCGGCACGGCCGACCTGCTGGGGGTCGACCTGATCGAGGCCGACCGGCTGCGGTGGTGCGGTGCTGCGCCCGAGGGTGAGCAGGCGTACGGCGTGCAGCTGCGGGCGCACGGCGAGGAGCTGCCCGGCCGGGCCCGGGTCGACGAGCAGGGGCGGCTCGTGGTGCGGCTCGCGGAGCGCACCCGCGGCGTCGCCCCCGGCCAGTCCGTGGTGCTGTACGCCGGCACCCGCGTCGTCGGGTCCGGCACCATCACCGGCGCCCGCCGCGCGGACCGCGATGCCTCGGAGTCGTGA
- a CDS encoding methionine synthase translates to MPRASGVGSWPGLQITEAVRQVRDLLVVEQGLPYLPELPARGPGADLVGRSAGLLVELPVDLQPSGWRLTDAPGRDVRRARSLLGEDLDALAEAYDGFAGELKVQVAGPWTLAASIFLPRGERAVHDPGAGRDLAASLAEGVRDHLAALARLVPGARWVLQVDEPALPGVLGGVLPTASGLGVLPAIEPDVVRAGLTEVLAAAAERATTVVHCCAPDVPVELLRAAGADAVSIDTSLLDRPGWEELGAVVERGATAWAGIVPTDATAPRPDDLLRPLLGAWESLGLGDDRLDAAVLTPACGLAGATPRQALDLQRAAVAAADLLAERLA, encoded by the coding sequence GTGCCGCGCGCGAGCGGGGTCGGGTCGTGGCCCGGACTGCAGATCACCGAGGCAGTCCGTCAGGTCCGTGACCTGCTCGTCGTCGAGCAGGGGCTGCCCTACCTTCCCGAGCTGCCCGCCCGCGGGCCCGGCGCCGACCTGGTCGGGCGCAGCGCCGGGCTGCTCGTCGAGCTGCCGGTCGACCTGCAGCCGTCGGGCTGGCGGCTGACCGACGCACCGGGGCGCGACGTGCGCCGGGCGCGCTCGCTGCTCGGTGAGGACCTCGACGCGCTCGCCGAGGCGTACGACGGTTTCGCTGGCGAGCTCAAGGTCCAGGTCGCCGGCCCGTGGACGCTCGCCGCGTCGATCTTCCTGCCGCGCGGCGAGCGGGCGGTCCACGACCCCGGGGCGGGCCGCGACCTCGCGGCGAGCCTGGCCGAGGGGGTGCGCGACCACCTCGCCGCCCTGGCCCGGCTGGTGCCCGGCGCTCGCTGGGTGCTGCAGGTCGACGAGCCGGCGCTGCCCGGGGTGCTCGGCGGCGTGCTGCCGACCGCCTCCGGGCTCGGGGTGCTGCCGGCGATCGAGCCCGACGTGGTCCGCGCCGGGCTCACCGAGGTGCTGGCGGCCGCGGCCGAGCGCGCCACGACCGTCGTGCACTGCTGCGCCCCCGACGTGCCCGTCGAGCTGCTGCGCGCGGCCGGGGCCGACGCCGTCTCGATCGACACCAGCCTGCTGGACCGCCCCGGCTGGGAGGAGCTGGGCGCGGTGGTCGAGCGCGGGGCGACCGCGTGGGCCGGCATCGTGCCGACCGACGCCACCGCGCCCCGTCCCGACGACCTGCTGCGCCCGCTGCTCGGCGCCTGGGAGTCGCTGGGCCTCGGCGACGACCGGCTCGACGCGGCCGTCCTGACCCCCGCCTGCGGCCTCGCGGGGGCGACCCCGCGCCAGGCGCTCGACCTGCAGCGGGCCGCTGTCGCGGCCGCCGACCTGCTGGCCGAGCGGCTCGCCTGA
- a CDS encoding cysteine desulfurase family protein — protein MPSQPVYLDHAATTAVLPDVVAEVSAQLSTLGNASSLHAQGRAVRRVVEESRERIATALDARPSEVVFTSGGTESDNIAVLGAHRARRGADPARDRLVVSTVEHHAVLDAVEHLVKHEGARVTWLEVDETGRVDPAALTDALTGGDVTVASVMWANNEVGTVQPVAELASAAHAAGVPLHTDAVQAVGQVPVSFASSGVDLLSITGHKLGGPVGVGALLARRDATVEPLSYGGGQERQLRSGTLNAPGIAGLALAVERAVAEQEQHARRLAALRDRLVAGALALDLGITVSGAYAPGEVTRRLPGNAHLVVPGCEGDSLLYLLDAAGVAASTGSACTAGVPQPSHVLLAMGLPEQAARGALRLTLGHPSTEADVDRFLQVLPGAVERARKASSASRGAS, from the coding sequence GTGCCTTCCCAGCCCGTCTATCTCGACCACGCCGCCACCACCGCGGTGCTGCCCGACGTGGTCGCCGAGGTCTCCGCGCAGCTGAGCACCCTCGGCAACGCCTCGTCGCTGCACGCCCAGGGCCGGGCCGTGCGCCGGGTGGTCGAGGAGTCGCGCGAGCGCATCGCGACCGCGCTGGACGCCCGCCCGTCGGAGGTGGTGTTCACCTCCGGCGGCACCGAGTCCGACAACATCGCCGTGCTCGGCGCCCACCGGGCCCGCCGGGGCGCCGACCCGGCCCGCGACCGGCTCGTGGTCAGCACCGTCGAGCACCACGCGGTGCTCGACGCGGTCGAGCACCTGGTCAAGCACGAGGGCGCCCGGGTGACCTGGCTCGAGGTCGACGAGACCGGCCGGGTCGACCCCGCGGCGCTGACCGACGCGCTCACCGGTGGCGACGTCACCGTCGCCAGCGTCATGTGGGCCAACAACGAGGTCGGCACGGTGCAGCCGGTCGCCGAGCTCGCGAGCGCCGCCCACGCGGCGGGCGTGCCGCTGCACACCGACGCCGTGCAGGCCGTCGGTCAGGTGCCGGTGTCGTTCGCCTCCTCCGGCGTCGACCTGCTGAGCATCACCGGCCACAAGCTCGGCGGCCCGGTCGGGGTGGGCGCGCTGCTCGCCCGGCGCGACGCGACCGTCGAGCCGCTGTCGTACGGCGGTGGCCAGGAGCGTCAGCTGCGCTCGGGCACGCTCAACGCACCCGGCATCGCCGGCCTGGCGCTCGCGGTCGAGCGGGCCGTCGCCGAGCAGGAGCAGCACGCCCGGCGGCTGGCCGCGCTGCGCGACCGGCTCGTCGCGGGCGCGCTGGCGCTCGACCTCGGCATCACGGTGAGCGGTGCGTACGCCCCGGGCGAGGTCACCCGGCGGCTGCCCGGCAACGCCCACCTGGTCGTGCCCGGGTGCGAGGGCGACTCGCTGCTCTACCTGCTCGACGCGGCCGGTGTCGCGGCCTCCACGGGTTCGGCGTGCACCGCCGGGGTGCCCCAGCCGAGCCACGTGCTGCTCGCGATGGGACTGCCCGAGCAGGCGGCCCGCGGCGCCCTGCGCCTGACGCTCGGTCACCCCTCCACCGAGGCCGACGTCGACCGCTTCCTGCAGGTGCTGCCCGGGGCGGTGGAGCGCGCCCGCAAGGCCTCGTCGGCATCGCGGGGTGCCTCGTGA
- a CDS encoding DUF4333 domain-containing protein produces MSTQDDPYAAPGQASDPAVPPPQPAAPSGPTAYAQPQPAYAQPQPTYAYPTPGYGGASGSGRGLAVAALVVAVLALVAAGVALVVVLLALFPGDPGPYGPYDEAITGTLAQAEAGQPYAGADLADEVARAFDTYYGPDSISGTTCPDLPSVSEGESVTCTATVLDVPSDLEVVLTDDRGHFEVLESPS; encoded by the coding sequence ATGAGCACCCAGGACGACCCGTACGCCGCGCCGGGCCAGGCGTCCGACCCGGCCGTCCCGCCGCCGCAGCCGGCCGCCCCGAGCGGGCCGACGGCGTACGCCCAGCCGCAGCCGGCGTACGCCCAGCCGCAGCCGACGTACGCCTATCCCACGCCGGGATACGGCGGCGCCAGCGGCTCGGGCCGCGGGCTGGCCGTCGCCGCACTGGTGGTCGCGGTGCTCGCGCTGGTCGCAGCGGGCGTCGCCCTCGTGGTCGTGCTGCTCGCGCTGTTCCCGGGCGACCCCGGGCCGTACGGCCCCTACGACGAGGCCATCACCGGCACCCTGGCCCAGGCCGAGGCCGGCCAGCCGTACGCCGGTGCCGACCTGGCCGACGAGGTCGCCCGGGCGTTCGACACCTACTACGGGCCGGACTCGATCAGCGGCACGACCTGCCCCGACCTGCCCTCGGTGAGCGAGGGGGAGAGCGTCACCTGCACCGCGACGGTGCTCGACGTGCCGTCCGACCTCGAGGTGGTGCTCACCGACGACCGGGGCCACTTCGAGGTGCTGGAGTCTCCGTCCTGA